In the Plasmodium chabaudi chabaudi strain AS genome assembly, chromosome: 13 genome, one interval contains:
- a CDS encoding RAP protein, putative, giving the protein MVLRRSKDVIAKSTQCRSFCNNRGYINNRFLNYIQGNKQIEYRNHHTFKNTNNLNIRNNGINHFEKATNNIRSPFSNKSNNFSSNNFSNSNDDNNNGEVDEENYQTPNEQEDNINMNKNNICAEKTNESNNIDNGDNQEFPNSEQFNDNDYSNNVNNINNSEEINDKDTTYTDNTANAQSENIMENDEDIPNIFDVDENLTEEEKKEKLKLIKLITEKLAGPLKTNNENNIKTDENSKNDDDFIFADNRPIAIEVDGPSHFYANSNRYTTYTKLKHRILTKLGYNVIHISYFDWRKLRNKSEREEFILKKLKEKNDEFLDENDRIYYNERMKMIKEDYMKHMNENKEMNN; this is encoded by the exons atggtTTTGAGAAGAAGTAAAGATGTGATTGCAAAATCTACGCAGTGTAGAAGTTTTTGCAATAATAGAgggtatataaataatagattcttgaattatatacaagggaataaacaaatagaATATAGAAATCATCATACTTTTAAGAATACAAACAATTTAAACATAAGAAATAATGGAATAAATCATTTTGAAAAGgcaacaaataatattcgAAGCCCCTTTTCAAacaaatcaaataatttttcatcaaataattttagtaATTccaatgatgataataataatggagAAGTGGATGAAGAAAACTATCAAACTCCAAATGAACAAgaagataatataaatatgaataaaaataatatatgtgcagaaaaaacaaatgaaagcaataatattgataatGGCGACAATCAAGAGTTTCCAAATAGTGAACAGtttaatgataatgattattcaaataatgttaataatataaataatagtgaagaaataaatgacAAAGATACAACTTATACTGACAATACAGCAAATGCACAGtctgaaaatattatggaAAATGATGAGGATATACCAAACATTTTTGATGTTGATGAGAATTTAACTGAAGAggagaaaaaagaaaaactaaaattaataaaattaattactGAAAAATTAGCGGGACccttaaaaacaaataatgaaaacaatataaaaactgatgaaaattcaaaaaatgatgatgattttatttttgctgACAATCGTCCAATAGCAATAGAGGTCGATGGACCTTCACATTTTTATGCCAATAGTAATAGATATACCACCTACACAAAACTTAAACACAGAATTCTTACAAAATTAG GATACAATGTTATACACATAAGTTACTTTGATTGGAGGAAGTTGAGGAACAAAAGTGAAAGGGaagaatttattttaaaaaaattaaaagaaaaaaatgacgAATTTTTAGACGAAAATGatagaatatattataacgaaagaatgaaaatgattaaAGAGGATTATATGAAACATATGAATGAGAATAAAGAGatgaataattaa
- a CDS encoding proteasome subunit beta type-2, putative: MDTLIGLKGKDFIILGADTYSINSIIKLKNDDKTKFYDINGNKCLLLGGSIGDRIQFGEFIRKNVHLYQYQNSTSLYVKSFAYFTRKNLAYYLRRNPYEVNCLIAGYDDKDGYQLYWCDYLSNMDAINKGAHGYGAYLVNAILDKYYHENMDLEEALDIFKKCFEELKKRFLLTQINYELRIMSNNKIETQYVNI; the protein is encoded by the exons ATGGATACATTAATCGGGTTAAAGGGAAAGgatttcataattttagGAGCAGATACTTATAGCATCAAttcaattataaaattaaaaaatgatgataaaacaaaattttatgatataaatggaaataaatgtttattattaggAGGCTCAATTGGTGATAGAATACAGTTTGGAGAATTTATTAGAAAGAATGTTCATTTATACCAATACCAAAATTCTACTTCTCTATATGTTAAATCTTTTGCTTATTTCACAAGAAAAAATCTAGCCTATTATTTGAGAAGAAATCCATATGAAGTAAATTGCTTGATAGCCGGATATGATGAT AAGGATGGATATCAACTATACTGGTGTGATTATTTAAGTAACATGGATGCTATAAATAAAGGTGCTCATGGATATGGAGCTTATTTAGTTAATGCCATATTGGacaaatattatcatgAAAACATGGATTTAGAGGAAGCATTAgatatttttaagaaatGTTTTGAAgaactaaaaaaaagatttcTTCTTACCCAAATTAATTACGAATTAAGAATAAtgtcaaataataaaatagaaacACAATAcgttaatatttaa
- a CDS encoding RNA 3'-terminal phosphate cyclase-like protein, putative — translation MEFYGSNYFRFRLALSLISGKAITIKNIRNKNSHKKINKDDGIDDNEINEGLQEYEAKILKLIDKLCDDTTIKINEYGDELYFKPGFLIGNVNDEIRISDLNNTFHCGNERSISYFLEFLIMIVPFFKNPVKLLLKGITDDQIDRTVYTCKIVCENFFKTFLNVNDGFLNITILKRGTKLDATGEVSFFMNNLKMINSFDMHDAGLVKRITGTIVCNQISMIFRNKIVNCAKKNLHNFTPYVSIEVEKEKKNSYPNKSNSQNNFMSLSLFAQTKNKCIYGTDLYVDKFMLQHVKDMLASRTDDSLPMQLGGHKWDEEEDEDEENDAEEGEKIDDNDDEEDGEDDEEDDEDDKEDDNDDEDGEDDEEDDEDDEEVEKEEEGEEEEAEKIDDNNDEEDEDEDEAEEEEAEKIDDNNDDEDEEDDDEEEDEGEEDDEINLGNKTKHQLNNGGNSPFNDENNEMNSISNIDASKEEPKTLHDADIYERLGFFISLKLMNEIKGLSSIDSSYQWLPLLYMALANDTAVSKISLSALKPYSIVLIRLLRDFFSVVFDIKKVEKSQIEYSYLIKCVGIGYRNFSKKTF, via the coding sequence ATGGAATTTTATGGCAGCAACTACTTTCGATTCAGATTAGCTTTGAGTTTAATCAGCGGAAAAGCAAtaacaattaaaaatattagaaataaaaattcacacaaaaaaataaataaagacgATGGAATTGatgataatgaaataaatgaagGCTTACAAGAATATGAagcaaaaattttaaagcTTATAGATAAGCTATGTGATGATACtactattaaaattaatgaatatggagatgaattatattttaaaccAGGTTTTTTAATAGGTAATGTAAATGATGAAATTAGGATAAGTGActtaaataatacatttcATTGTGGTAATGAAAGAAGTATAAGCTATTTTTtagaatttttaattatgattgttccattttttaaaaatccagtaaaattattattaaaaggcATAACAGATGATCAAATAGATAGAACCGTTTATACATGCAAAATCGTTtgtgaaaatttttttaaaacatttttaaatgtaaatgatggctttttaaatattacgATTTTAAAAAGAGGTACAAAATTAGACGCTACAGGTGaagtttcattttttatgaataatttaaaaatgattaatTCTTTTGATATGCATGATGCTGGATTAGTTAAAAGAATCACGGGAACTATTGTTTGCAACCAAATATCTATGATTTTtcgaaataaaattgtaaattgtgcaaaaaaaaatttacataattttacaCCATATGTTAGTATTGAAGtagaaaaggaaaaaaaaaatagttacCCTAATAAAAGCAATTcgcaaaataattttatgtcCTTATCTTTGTTTGcacaaacaaaaaataaatgtatttatgGCACAGATCTTTATGTTGACAAATTTATGCTCCAACACGTTAAGGATATGCTAGCTAGTCGAACGGATGATAGTTTACCTATGCAACTCGGAGGGCATAAATGggatgaagaagaagacGAAGATGAGGAAAATGATGCAGAAGAGGGCGAAAAAATAGATGATaatgatgatgaagaagatGGCGAGGATGACGAAGAAGATGATGAAGATGATAAAGAAGATGATAATGATGATGAAGATGGCGAGGATGACGAAGAAGATGATGAAGATGACGAAGAAGTAGAAAAAGAAGAGGAAGGAGAGGAAGAGGAGGCAGAAAAGAtagatgataataatgatgaagaagatGAGGACGAAGATGAAGCAGAGGAAGAGGAGGCAGAAAAGAtagatgataataatgatgacGAAGACGAAGAGGACGACGATGAGGAGGAGGACGAAGGTGAAGAAGATGACGAAATAAACTtaggaaataaaacaaagcACCAATTAAATAATGGGGGAAATTCTCCTTTTAACGATGAAAACAATGAGATGAATAGTATTAGCAATATTGATGCCTCAAAAGAGGAACCTAAAACATTACATGATGctgatatatatgaaagactaggtttttttatttccctAAAATTAATGAACGAAATAAAAGGATTGTCATCCATAGATTCAAGTTATCAGTGGCTGCCTTTGCTTTATATGGCATTAGCAAATGATACAGCTGTTTCAAAAATTTCATTAAGTGCTTTAAAACCTTACTCTATTGTTCTTATTCGCCTTTTAAGAGACTTTTTCAGTGTAGtttttgatataaaaaaagtggaAAAATCTCAAATTGAATATTCATATCTTATAAAATGTGTTGGTATAGGTTATCGCaacttttcaaaaaaaactttttag
- a CDS encoding exported protein 2, putative has product MKIRYIVSLFLFYATYKHTTNTVQCDTYSDLAATTALSTVIRDPLSMTIRDLYDNGVKVPITDLINSLKKSHRYKKILRWSRMWWVLLVREIVGNNKIEDATECILREIWDQCTISIYNNTLFSVESKPMLFLHGILNECKSSFSTKLRHDPGLIVSKIDQILKSQIYRFWVSEPYLKLGKSGIYYSKINHDNVPELPKEHTLKHLSSYMEEKLKSMESKKNIESGKYEFDVDSGNAGDDAYTEYEDDQTDDILNDQLFEEDKPADTKEAQ; this is encoded by the exons ATGAAGATTCGTTATATTGTGTCcctctttttattttatgccACTTATAAACACACAACAAATACTGTGCAATGTGACACATACAGTGATTTAGCAGCAACTACAGCCTTATCGACTGTTATTCGAGACCCTCTtag CATGACCATAAGAGATTTATATGACAATGGTGTTAAAGTTCCAATAACagatttaataaatagcttaaaaaaatcacatcgttataaaaaaattttaagatGGTCTCGTATGTGGTGGGTATTATTAGTTAGAGAAATTGTAGGAAACAATAAGATCGAAGATGCAACTGAATGT aTATTAAGAGAGATATGGGATCAATGTACTATTTccatatataacaatacCTTATTTTCTGTTGAATCAAAACCaatgttatttttacatggtatattaaatgaatGTAAAAGCAGTTTCTCAACAAAATTAAGACATGATCCAGGTTTAATTGTATCAAAAATTGatcaaatattaaaatcacaaatatatagattCTGGGTATCTGAACCATACTTAAAATTAGGAAAATCTGGTATCTATTACTCAAAAATTAACCATGATAATGTTCCAGAATTACCAAAAGAACACACATTGAAACACTTATCATCATATATGGAAGAGAAATTAAAATCTATGGAATCTAAGAAAAACATTGAATCAGGCAAATATGAATTTGATGTAGATTCCGGAAATGCTGGTGATGATGCATATACCGAATATGAGGACGATCAAACAgatgatattttaaatgatcAATTATTTGAAGAAGATAAACCAGCTGATACTAAAGAAGCTCAATAA
- a CDS encoding inorganic anion antiporter, putative — translation MKKKKSFGSNESENEERIEDVKLDAEDYIIKSETTERTQIYHDDMYDNDIKICLPSRVGFLKAFQSMVSGIKWGWGFTNTPREPSSYYINEILCGCILCLTMLPEIISFSMIAKIPPYIGLQGVSFLSLITSIFGGSPGVVHGVTGAFASVCSNYLIENDAGGLPEGIERLYICILICSIMLLFFSFFHMSALIQLIPTPVFIGYCNGLSIIFLMAQLHTLENPYTHEYITGYHLFFFILIATLVVLIVELWKKIPKVGHKIPSSLVAITVTIFIEFIILRKILHNFETFKNVKSFTVGDMFSFTSEKAKPTFLFSNKDLDFSKVSFNMDLIKQLVNMFVVLLIEVLMVSEVIKDMGGAECDTNETVFSLFIGNLLSTLGSAVGGSSLLGLSVLNYRNGARGKESGLVASILIYGILLFGYSLLNYIPLPFLCGIMITVFLHCFKWFSIPIIFFTFCPAYIRNCHPCMSRKISRWDAFIIVLVTFLCVLVSVPAGVLAGVVLSSLVYVWQSKSTFKFEIFYDKDTDTKYYEIEGHLFYASKKMFTRLFRYENDSQTINIVLKGKSTLFDYTAIEALTSVKHQYNINNKNVNIHGLSHECIKKIAKMNHLCKQIDVDLVKVETPVVPLLYKPLQTILMTPKTIRRRIISKNKKDKKKSPSQDKVPEDFDI, via the exons atgaaaaaaaaaaaaagttttggGTCCAATGAAAgtgaaaatgaagaaagaATAGAAGATGTAAAATTAGATGCTGAAGactatattataaaaagtgAAACAACTGAGAGAACACAAATATATCATGATGATATGTatgataatgatataaaaatatgtttaccATCAAGAGTAGGCTTTCTTAAAGCCTTTCAATCCATGGTATCTGGTATAAAATGGGGATGGGGGTTTACAAATACACCTAGAGAACCATCAAGTTATTATATCAACGAGATATTATGTGGTTGCATATTATGTTTAACTATGTTACCTGaaataatatcattttcGATGATTGCAAAAATACCACCATATATTGGATTGCAAGGcgtatcatttttatctttaataACATCTATTTTTGGAGGATCACCTGGTGTTGTACATGGTGTCACAGGAGCATTTGCATCTGTATGTTCAAACTATCTTATAGAAAATGATGCTGGAGGTTTACCGGAAGGAATAGAGAGGCtatatatttgcatattaATATGCTCCATTATgctattgtttttttccttttttcatATGTCAGCTTTAATACAATTAATTCCAACACCTGTTTTTATTGGCTATTGTAATGGATtatctattatttttttaatggcACAATTACATACCTTGGAAAATCCATATACCcatgaatatataacagggtatcatttatttttttttattctcatAGCTACTCTCGTAGTTTTGATAGTTGAGCTCTGGAAGAAGATACCTAAA GTTGGCCATAAAATTCCCTCATCGCTAGTGGCAATAACCGTCACGATATTTATTGAATTCATTATTCTTCGAAAAATTTTACACAATTTTGaaacttttaaaaatgtcaAATCATTTACAGTAGGGGATATGTTTTCTTTCACTTCTGAAAAAGCAAAAcctacatttttattttcaaacaaGGACTTAGATTTTTCAAAagtttcttttaatatggACTTAATCAAGCAATTAGTAAATATGTTTGTTGTTTTACTAATAGAAGTACTAATGGTTAGTGAAGTTATTAAAGATATGGGAGGTGCAGAATGTGATACTAACGAAACTgtattttctctttttattGGAAATTTATTATCGACATTAGGAAGTGCAGTTGGAGGTAGTAGTTTATTAGGCTTATctgttttaaattatagaaATGGAGCACGAGGAAAAGAGAGTGGACTTGTAGCatctattttaatttatggaatattattatttggttattctttattaaattatataccaTTACCTTTTTTATGTGGTATTATGATAACAGTTTTTCTTCACTGTTTTAAATGGTTCTCAATACcgattatattttttactttttgcCCGGCCTATATTCGAAATTGTCACCCATGTATGAGCCGAAAAATATCCAGATGGGATGCCTTCATAATTGTTCTCGTCACATTCTTATGT gTTTTGGTAAGTGTTCCAGCAGGTGTATTAGCTGGGGTAGTTTTATCCTCCTTAGTATACGTCTGGCAAAGTAAATCAACCTTCAAATTTGAAATTTTCTACGATAAAGATACGGATACTAAG TACTACGAAATCGAAGGACACTTGTTTTATGCATCGAAGAAAATGTTTACAAGATTATTCAGATATGAAAACGATAGTCAAACTATCAATATCGTattaaaaggaaaaagTACATTGTTTGATTACACAGCTATTGAAGCATTGACATCTGTAAAACatcaatataatattaacaataaaaatgttaatattCATGGATTAAGTCATGAatgcattaaaaaaattgcaaaaATGAACCATCTATGTAAACAAATTGATGTAGATCTCGTTAAAGTCGAAACACCGGTTGTACCTTTGTTATACAAACCATTACAAACCATACTTATG acACCTAAAACAATCAGACGAAGAAttatttctaaaaataaaaaagataaaaaaaaaagtccGAGTCAAGATAAAGTACCTGAGGATTTTGATATTTAG
- a CDS encoding RAP protein, putative: MNSFFRKCVRRSFTSLKMELEKFEKVSHNFIECIETYKSEKDISIKSYQSYKNEIKESINKLLNNDILNNYEKKDFKTLFTYSIILSRRILIQRDHAKDLVLSYISFIKNNNNLISNDQDNIKKDEIDSKNDLLLLFKYIYYLNIDYDSIIYNYIYSELSNLISLYSLEELVECIKFLSSFKNKKWVNQKMFSRCIDEVVKKFTNEPLNNSIICNTLTTIIKACSRLNYEITDIHILLDLFRDNYDKNNNKDMHMLIKIIYNLFISNYHSYKNTNQLIYLLKQEIMQTNKQTEYPTYNKYQYNDNVIIDNNFDLSEENATNNLDARISYDNINNIHQLYMKEKEKSDIITPNISISSINLYRLKFIDILIRSDNYLFNTFYLPNSNFFDFVKHLKMEDKPIRDTIFTKQAQFFIKENGYKVTPTHTSIYSIYALTGFKNTYVEFVHNISVNKKMKENLNKFHKHHLNYKLRNLKFLGWTPIILYEHEWKKLRNYNEKFEYIKKNFKSIHNHMQ; encoded by the exons atgaatagcTTCTTTCGAAAATGCGTAAGACGATCCTTTACGAGcttaaaaatggaattagaaaaattcGAAAAAGTGtctcataattttattgaatGTATTGAGACATATAAATCagaaaaagatatatctataaaaagttatcaaagttataaaaatgaaataaaagaaagtattaataaattattaaataatgatatattaaataattatgaaaaaaaggatTTTAAAACgttatttacatatagtATAATACTATCAAGGAGAATACTAATTCAAAGAGATCATGCAAAAGATTTagttttatcatatatttcgttcattaaaaataataataatttaatatcaaATGATCAggacaatataaaaaaagacgaAATTGATAGTAAAAATGAtttgctattattatttaaatatatttattatttaaatatagatTATGATAGTATAAtttacaattatatttattctgAACTTAGCAATTTAATTTCTCTTTATTCATTAGAAGAGCTAGTTGAATGTATTAAGTTCCTAtcatcttttaaaaataaaaagtgggtaaatcaaaaaatgttttctAGATGTATAGATGAAGTTgtcaaaaaatttacaaatgAACCTCTTAATAATAGCATTATTTGTAATACACTCACTACAATTATAAAAGCTTGTTCGCGTCTTAACTATGAAATTACagatatacatatattattagatTTATTTCGAGAcaattatgataaaaataataataaagatatgcatatgcttataaaaataatttataatttatttatatcaaacTATCatagttataaaaatacaaaccaattgatatatttgttaaaaCAAGAAATTATGCAAACTAATAAGCAAACAGAATATCCtacttataataaatatcaatataatgataatgtTATAATAGATAATAATTTCGATTTGAGTGAAGAAAATGCTACTAATAATTTGGATGCTCGTATTTCATATgacaatataaataatatacatcaactatatatgaaagaaaaagaaaagagtGATATAATTACTCCTAACATATCTATTTCttcaattaatttatatagacTTAAGTTTATAGATATACTTATCCGTTCAGACAATTACCTTTTTAacactttttatttacccAACTCAAACTTTTTTGACTTTGTTAAACACCTAAAAATGGAGG ACAAACCAATTAGGGATACCATATTTACAAAACAAgcacaattttttataaaggAAAATGG gTATAAAGTTACACCTACACACACGAGCATATATTCAATTTATGCTTTAACTGGTTTTAAAAACACTTATGTCGAGTttgtacataatatatctgtgaataaaaaaatgaaagaaaaTCTCAATAAATTTCACAAACATCATTTGAATTATAAACTTAGGAACTTGAAGTTTTTAGGATG GACTCCCATCATTCTGTACGAGCACGAATGGAAAAAACTAAG aaattataatgaaaaatttgaatacataaaaaaaaattttaaaagcaTACATAATCATATGCAATGA
- a CDS encoding diacylglycerol kinase, putative has translation MKHLFLFTNPTSGGNQASIFTEFAANEIVYQHPENCHLYIYNLLEGEPGKHQGFLKLKSVIYNIETESKNGVEDLVSKYNDNDDNNNNIVNDIQNPKEQNAQLNSKNKNYPVKLSHDDISVYVIIAGGDGTLNWVLREAEVYGIDTSIFAISIIPFGTGNDFANAFGWKKPIGIFKPKDTFAILNNVVSQILKSEVLYHDYWNIEVVLNDDGYFDKISSKTKQKETLIENNKNVKVLKFCMANYFSIGIDSRIGRGFERHRKTNAALNKMVYLVEGIKKISFKKTIPVNLIVDKMTAGNNFKDIVFTTNKKENAPILNKAMSLVCVNIPSYSSGNDLWKYTHKLGLKLPKDCDDECKKKYDDLKYTEQKVGDGVLEFLTFRTGWDMGLEFAVKGRGYRIHQGKGPWKIDFKENLSGVYFQVDGEFFYMTKPKHLSVKYYKKINVLKNIS, from the exons atgaaacatctttttttatttaccaaTCCAACATCCGGAGGAAATCAAGCGTCCATATTTACTGAA TTTGCTGCCAATGAAATAGTATACCAGCACCCAGAGAATTGCCATTTGTACATATACAATTTGTTAGAAGGTGAACCGGGTAAACACCAAggttttttaaaacttaaaagtgtgatatataatatagaaaCTGAATCTAAAAATGGTGTAGAAGATTTGgtatcaaaatataatgataatgatgataataataataatatagtaaATGACATTCAAAATCCAAAGGAGCAAAATGCCCAATTGaattctaaaaataaaaattatccCGTAAAATTAAGTCATGATGACATTTCAGTGTATGTAATTATAGCTGGTGGTGATGGAACTTTAAATTGGGTTTTAAGAGAAGCAGAAGTATATGGTATAGATACAAGTATTTTTGCTATCTCTATAATTCCATTTGGGACTGGCAATGATTTTGCTAATGCATTTGGATGGAAGAAACCAATTGGGATATTCAAACCTAAAGACACATTTGCTATTTTAAACAACGTAGTTAGTCAAATACTTAAATCCGAAGTTCTTTATCATGATTATTGGAATATTGAAGTTGTATTAAATGATGATGggtattttgataaaataagttcaaaaacaaaacaaaaagaaacactaatagaaaataataaaaatgtaaaagtTCTAAAATTCTGTATGGCTAATTATTTTAGTATTGGGATTGATTCACGAATAGGGCGAGGTTTTGAAAGACACCGTAAAACTAATGCGGCATTAAACAAAATGGTATATTTAGTTGaaggaattaaaaaaatatcatttaaaaaaactataCCTGTTAATTTAATAGTTGATAAAATGACAGCTggaaacaattttaaagatattgtatttacaacaaataaaaaagaaaatgctCCTATATTAAACAAAGCTATGAGCTTAGTATGTGTTAATATACCATCATATTCATCTGGAAATGATTTATGgaaatatacacataagCTAGGTTTAAAATTACCAAAAGATTGTGACGatgaatgtaaaaaaaaatatgatgatttaaaatatacagAACAAAAAGTTGGAGATGGTGTATTAGAATTTCTTACATTTCGTACAGGTTGGGATATGGGGTTAGAATTTGCAGTCAAAGGACGAGGTTATAGAATACATCAGGGGAAAGGACCATGGAAAATAGATTTTAAAGAAAACCTTTCGGGTGTCTATTTTCAAGTAGATGGCGaatttttctatatgaCAAAACCGAAACATTTATCCGTAaagtattataaaaaaataaatgtattgaaaaatatttcataa
- a CDS encoding transmembrane protein 43, putative, producing MVNYEDFCFRKNILSIYATSLTIILLIFTILNEYKYIRYSKELKPIIKNAIRAPCTPLDENNGKIIHINCPLQDQETFYAPSEFSSNIYSFRGIFFETKVEMYQWVGHYGYLGLFSKGKFEDHIVKTPYNFHYFYKNRTNPTYIPTVGGIGRKYASYAKVGNYRLLQNSLINFQKKKKLDLIDDGWFTESEIKPPFTINHLNTNVYDNYLYTGDPLNPQIGDIRVSFYGNASTHATAIGIQKSRLLNTIFEIDTVNIMNKDVILLSEDNKIMTDHTKNFIYKNYGNKRSLWVFRIIAYIFLFIQIFIFLENSSKNVTWKLIVSSIMSMIILTIFPCVLWLFCDTAVFLCLFIFIVFLSIALLFIYNNEIDNGYTEMKNYMKRANTEPTSYTFLNVEDNCTDIYKEYTNEKDKIGTILDSSSDVSFYNSINKNNGHKFESSPAGVYQYR from the exons atggTTAACTATGAAGACTTTTGTTTTcggaaaaatattttatctatatatgcaaCGTCGCTTACTATAAtccttttaatatttactattttgaacgaatacaaatatattagatattctaaagaattaaaacccataataaaaaatgctatTAGA GCCCCTTGCACCCCCCTTGACgaaaataatggaaaaataatacatata aaTTGTCCATTACAAGATCAGGAAACATTTTATGCCCCATCAGAATTTAGTTCCAACATTTATTCATTTCGAGGGATCTTTTTCGAAACAAAAGTTGAAATGTATCAGTGGGTAGGTCATTATGGATATTTAggtttattttctaaaggAAAATTTGAAGATCACATAGTAAAGACCCCTTacaattttcattatttttataaaaatcgaACAAATCCTACTTATATTCCCACAGTTGGTGGCATAGGACGAAAG TACGCTAGTTATGCAAAAGTTGGAAATTATAGACTTCTACAAAATTCGCTCATAAATTTtcagaaaaagaaaaaattggaCTTAATAGATGATGGTTGGTTCACTGAATCAGAAATAAAACCACCATTTACGATTAACCATTTAAACACTAATGTTTATGACAACTATTTGTATACAGGAGATCCATTAAATCCCCAA ATAGGTGACATAAGGGTTTCGTTTTATGGTAACGCATCTACTCATGCAACGGCTATAGGAATTCAGAAATCAAGATTACTAAATACCATATTCGAAATTGATACAGTTAATATCATGAATAAGGATGTAATTTTACTATCTGAagataacaaaataatgactgatcatacaaaaaattttatttataaaaattatggtAATAAGCGATCATTATGGGTATTTCGTATAATAGcttatatctttttatttattcaaatttttattttcctcgAAAATAGTTCTAAG aatGTCACATGGAAACTAATTGTGAGCTCAATTATGTCAATGATTATCTTAACCATATTCCCATGTGTGTTATGGCTTTTTTGTGACACTGCTGtctttttatgtttatttatattcattgtttttttgtcaatagcgttattatttatatataataacgaAATAGATAATGGGTATACTGagatgaaaaattatatgaaaagaGCAAATACCGAACCAACAAGttacacatttttaaatgtagAAGATAATTGTacagatatatataaagaatatacTAATGAAAAGGATAAGATTGGTACAATATTAGATTCAAGTAGTGatgtttcattttataattctataaataaaaataatggacATAAATTTGAGTCATCACCTGCTGGAGTATATCAGTATAGATGA